The genomic region CGCGGCGGCCATCGCCGCCAAGCGCGGGTGCCCGGCGAAGTGCAGGCGGGCCAGCTCGTCGGCGACGGTTGGCGCCTCGGCGACCCGCGCCCGCACCGGCGCGCGCACCCGCGACAGCTCGACCGCGAACCCGGCGGCCCCCAGCACCTCGGCCGCGAGCGCCAGCAGCCAGCCGTGGTGGGCCAGCGGCGCGCCGGCGACCGCCGCCTCGGCGTTGTAGATCGCGACCAGGTCGTTGTCGGGCGCGGCCTGGACGATCGCGACGCGCTGGCGGGCCACCCGCGCCAGCTCGACGACCGCCCGCGCGGGTTCGTCGCAGTACTGCAGGACCCAGGTGGCGATCGCCGCGTCCACGGCGCCGTCGGGCAGCGGCACCGCCTCGGCCCGCCCCGCGATCGCCTGCAGGCCCGCGGGCACGTGCGCGCGTTGCTCCGCGCTGGGCTCGACGATCGTCACCGGCGCGACCCGCGCGGCGATGGCCTGGGTCAGGAGGCCGGTGCCGCCGCCGACGTCGACGACGCTGGTCGCGCCGGCGAGCTTGGCGCACAGGAGCTCGATCTCGTCGTCGGGCTCGAGCCGCGCGGCCAGCTGGCGCCACGCCGCGGGATCGAGGCGCTCGGGCCCCAGAACCGCGCCGGCCAGGGCACGGTCGACGCGCACAGCGGGTGCTCGCGCCAGGTCGACATGGCGGCAGCCTACGTCAGCTCGGAGGCGTGCGGCGCTTGCTCGGTGCGCGCTGCGGTCGGATAGTCACCCGATGTTGAGTCCACGAGCGTGCGTGTGGCGGTCGGGGCTGCTGATCGCGGCGACGGCCTGCGGCGGCGGCCCCGACGCGATCGACGCCGGCGGGGACGCGACCACCGTCGATGGCGCGGCGCTCGACGCGCCCAGCGCCGACGCCGCGACGCCGGACGCGGCGTTGCTCGACGCGCCCGTCGCCGATGCGGTCGCGGACGCCGCGCTGCTCGACGCGCCCACCACCGACGCCACGACGCCGGACGCCGCGCTGCTCGACGCGCCCCCCACCGACGCCACGGCGCCGGACGCCGCGCTGCTCGACGCGCCCACCACCGACGCGCCCACCACCGACGCCGCGAGCATCGACGCCGCGACGACCGACGCGCCCGTCACCGACGCCGCGCCGCTCGACGCATCGGCGCCGCCGTGCAGCAACGGCCCCGGCCGCACGGTCTGGCGCCTGTCGTGGCCATCCGGCCAGGGCGGCTACGCCCGCGTCGACGCCTGGGCCGCGGCCTGCGCGTACTCGCTCGCCGACGCCGCGTGCTCGCTGTCGGGCGAGCCGCACAACTACGCCTCGTTCGGTCCCGGCGTGGTCTTCAACAGCTCGACCGACTACTTCCGCGTGCGCTTCAGCGTCGCCGGCCTGAGCTTCACGACCGCGACGCTGTACCTGTCGGCCCACGCCGACGGCGGCGGCCTGCCGCGCCTGGCCGTGCAGTCGCAGCTCCACGGCGAGTACCTGTTCCAGCCGACCGTGCCGATCAGCACCCACCGGCTCTACGCGATCGACTGGTCGTCGTACCTCGCGCCCACCGACGCGCCCAGCCTCACCGCGGTCACGCTGCGGCCGATGCCGGTCGGGGTCGCGGTGTCGCAGCTCGAGCTGTGCGTGCAGTGAGCCCGCGGATCGGTCAGGTCGGGTTCACGCCCAGGATCGAGCGCGCGATGATGCGGCGCTGGATCTGACCGGTGCCCTCGAAGATGTCGTAGATCTTCGCGTCGCGGTACCACTTCTCGACCGGGTGGTCGGGCTCGAGCGCCTCCTCGCCGAGCAAGGTCAGCGCCCGCGCGGTCACCGACTGCGCGACCTTGGCGCCGTAGGCCTTGGCGATCGACGCCATGCGCACGTTGTCCTGGCCGTAGTCGGCCATCCACGCCGCCTTGTGGACCAGCGCCCGCGCCGCCTGGATCTCCATCTCCATCTCGGCCAGCTCGAACGCGACGTGCTGGTGCTGCTTGAGCGCGGTGCCGTGGATCGTGCCGCCCTCGACCCGCTCGACCAGGTAGTCGAACGCGGCCCGCGCGATGCCGACCGCCTGGGCCCCGACCATCGGCCGGGTCGAGTCGAGCATCTTCTTGGTGTCGCCGAGGCCGGCGCTCGACGCGCCGATGCCCAGCATCATGTCCTTGTGCACGCGGCAGTCCTCGAAGTGGACCTGGGCGGTCTCCGAGGCGCGGATGCCGAGCTTGTGCTCCTTGCGGCCCGGGATCAGGCCCGGCGTGCCGCGCCCGACCAGGAAGCCGCGCACGCCGGCGCGGCCGGCCGCGGGATCGGTCTGGGCCCACACCACGAACGCGGCGGCCGACTGGCCGTTGGTGATCCACTGCTTGTGGCCGTTGATGACGTAGTGATCGCCGTCGACGCGCGCGGTCGTGGCCAGGCCCGAGATGTCCGAGCCGGTCGACGGCTCCGACAGCGCCATCGCCGCGACCTTGATGTGGCCGTGCTCGTCGTCGCCCTTGAGCAGGCGCCGGAACTCCTGCTTCTGCTCGTCGGTGCCCATGCGCGCGACCGGCGACGCCGCCAGGCCGCTGCCGCCGATCGCCAGGCACACGCCGGCGCAGCCGTAGGCGAGCTCCTCGGAGCCGACCACGCCCAGGCGCGACTGGCTCTTGGGCTTGCCGGCGCCGTCGTCGTCGTCCTTGCCGGTCAGGGCCTTGCGCCCGTCGACGACCGCGGTCTGGGTCATGCCGAAGGCCTGGGCCTGCTTCATCAGCGCCCACGGCATCGACTCGTCGCGATCGTGCTTCATCGCGACCGGGCGGATGTACTGCTTCGCGAACGCGCCCAGCATCTGGCGCACACCGGCGAGCATCGCGTTGTCGTGGAAGATGTCCATGGTCAGGCGC from Myxococcales bacterium harbors:
- a CDS encoding class I SAM-dependent methyltransferase; translated protein: MRVDRALAGAVLGPERLDPAAWRQLAARLEPDDEIELLCAKLAGATSVVDVGGGTGLLTQAIAARVAPVTIVEPSAEQRAHVPAGLQAIAGRAEAVPLPDGAVDAAIATWVLQYCDEPARAVVELARVARQRVAIVQAAPDNDLVAIYNAEAAVAGAPLAHHGWLLALAAEVLGAAGFAVELSRVRAPVRARVAEAPTVADELARLHFAGHPRLAAMAAATAPLIAARIRGDALIDDGVLLLARRSR
- a CDS encoding acyl-CoA dehydrogenase family protein; translated protein: MDIFHDNAMLAGVRQMLGAFAKQYIRPVAMKHDRDESMPWALMKQAQAFGMTQTAVVDGRKALTGKDDDDGAGKPKSQSRLGVVGSEELAYGCAGVCLAIGGSGLAASPVARMGTDEQKQEFRRLLKGDDEHGHIKVAAMALSEPSTGSDISGLATTARVDGDHYVINGHKQWITNGQSAAAFVVWAQTDPAAGRAGVRGFLVGRGTPGLIPGRKEHKLGIRASETAQVHFEDCRVHKDMMLGIGASSAGLGDTKKMLDSTRPMVGAQAVGIARAAFDYLVERVEGGTIHGTALKQHQHVAFELAEMEMEIQAARALVHKAAWMADYGQDNVRMASIAKAYGAKVAQSVTARALTLLGEEALEPDHPVEKWYRDAKIYDIFEGTGQIQRRIIARSILGVNPT